From a region of the Paralichthys olivaceus isolate ysfri-2021 chromosome 4, ASM2471397v2, whole genome shotgun sequence genome:
- the clip1a gene encoding CAP-Gly domain-containing linker protein 1 isoform X8 — MSTAKPSGIKGPSKIARPPGPGAPKTNPSAAGAKVAADKSAASASGGDAQNAEETFQVGERVWVNGNKPGYIQFLGETQFAPGQWAGIVLDEPIGKNDGSVAGVRYFQCEALRGIFTRPSKLSRTEGEANGTLTEPPSRATSPTPSVGSVASHTPATKSTMPSTTPAAKKPSTTTSATPATPATPATPATPSSNLVRTNSESISNLSETGSVKKGERELKMGDRVLVGGTKAGVVRFLGETDFAKGEWCGVELDEPLGKNDGAVAGTRYFQCQPKYGLFAPVHKVTRIGFPSTTPAKAKTTVRKVVATPSGLKRSPSASSISTMSSVASSVSAKPSRTGLLTETSSRYNRKISGTTALQEALKEKQQHIEQLMAERDMERAEVAKATSHVGEMEQEINLLRDDHEQMETKMDQLRALVEAADKDKVELLNQLEEERRKVEDLQFRVEEACITKGDLEVASVSERSRVMYLERDLSLRTREVADLQLRLGTEQGSEDSTLSPLLEEINSLRDQLAAQEAKQQEELATFKEKQDAQEKVHSKEVAQLQATSVRLSGDNEQLQMRLSQAEKENADNTELWRSKLESAVASHQQTMEELKVSFSKDAGSQTQELIETKSALETLKSEQMLALEEVRAKHEANTTAFTKETQVLKAQLLSLTEDKERLEELARSSVEKAEEQHLVEMEDVLGKLHTAELRVKELEEKEAVLAQQAQDKDRETKDQMAELEALHSKIAQGNQEVVTLKSQLEKVQSQENNQGTKVSELSSQLEGQQKEVLSLQQTLTTVKQKNETLEQELGGLKQKLAESTEEQTKSAKSMQETLEKFSKKEEQCTALTTESESLRSQLAGLERKLKAADEKLEQLSKDKSKLENDISEMMTVSGDSSVQLTKMNEDLIHKERRLEELQNQLVEEKEKVAHLDEKIQQELSRKEQELKESNDAHNSQMKDLQEKNDSLEKTVKQGEMLVEELKASQEKSLSEASELHLKELDLLQSQVEKLKQELSSSKDKTQELNKLVSELQPYKEQAQATEASGKTAEALEQLAKEKDSLIQEKNEATSLLVELRSSKKDTETQLETLKKENSKHQEDLKISKDQLQTESQKIKSLYQEIEELKEAVSVKSQSLQTLQDENNKLTQELDTNNKDQSDLAKLKDGHTKLKKQLGELKQSLPYNAFSESTLKEQLDKEKAALQQSIHKNSALISEKDQQVENLRSELTALRGESVSAKTLQGTIQALERDKANLQERVQRLEKDLAAGPENINDSTGDAVLDQLKEDKETADGQIEFLNSVIIDLQRKNVELKDKLEKMAAAALNGNNQSELDNYGGHGQEPMKKKLPPRLFCDICDCFDLHDTEDCPTQMQMPDSPPHTTYHGSKGDERPYCDICEVFGHSTESCNDDQTF, encoded by the exons atgagcacagcTAAGCCCAGTGGAATCAAAGGGCCCAGCAAGATAGCCAGGCCACCTGGGCCTGGAGCCCCCAAAACCAACCCCAGTGCAG CAGGAGCTAAAGTTGCGGCTGACAAATCAGCTGCAAGTGCCAGTGGAGGAGATGCCCAAAATGCTGAGGAGACCTTCCAGGTTGGGGAGCGGGTATGGGTGAACGGGAACAAGCCAGGCTACATTCAGTTTTTGGGAGAGACACAGTTTGCCCCGGGGCAGTGGGCTGGGATTGTTCTGGATGAGCCAATTGGGAAGAATGACGGCTCGGTGGCAGGGGTGCGCTACTTCCAGTGCGAAGCTCTGCGAGGTATATTCACCCGCCCGTCCAAGCTGTCTCGCACAGAGGGGGAGGCTAATGGAACTCTGACCGAACCGCCTTCCCGCGCCACATCACCCACGCCTTCAGTTGGTAGCGTAGCCTCTCATACACCTGCCACAAAATCAACAATGCCCTCTACTACCCCGGCAGCCAAGAAGCCCTCCACCACTACATCAGCGACACCGGCTACTCCAGCCACACCAGCTACGCCAGCTACACCATCTTCCAACCTTGTGCGCACAAACAGTGAATCTATCTCCAACCTCTCAGAGACAGGATCAGTCAAGAAGGGGGAAAGGGAACTGAAGATGGGCGACCGTGTATTG GTTGGTGGTACAAAGGCAGGGGTGGTACGTTTCCTTGGAGAAACTGATTTTGCCAAAGGCGAATGGTGCGGTGTGGAATTGGACGAGCCTTTAGGAAAGAATGACGGGGCAGTGGCAGGCACAAG ATATTTTCAGTGCCAACCCAAGTATGGCTTATTTGCTCCAGTGCACAAAGTCACGCGCATCGGCTTCCCCTCCACCACGCCAGCCAAAGCAAAAACGACAGTTCGGAAAGTAGTGGCCACACCATCAGGGCTGAAGAGAAGCCCCAGTGCCTCCTCCATCAGTACCATGAGCTCTGTGGCGTCCTCTGTCAGCGCCAAGCCTAGCCGCACAGGCCTG CTGACAGAAACATCATCACGGTATAATCGAAAGATTTCTGGCACTACAGCCCTGCAGGAGGCAttgaaggagaagcagcagcataTTGAGCAGCTCATGGCTGAGAGGGACATGGAGAGAGCTGAGGTCGCCAAGGCCACGAGCCATGTTGGGGAGATGGAGCAAGAAATTAATCTGCTCAGGGATGATCACGAGCAG ATGGAGACTAAGATGGATCAGTTACGTGCCTTGGTAGAAgctgcagacaaagacaaagtggaGCTACTGaatcagctggaggaggagcgtAG GAAAGTGGAGGACCTTCAGTTCCGTGTAGAAGAAGCTTGTATTACCAAAGGAGATCTAGAG GTTGCTTCAGTGTCGGAAAGATCCCGTGTAATGTATCTTGAGAGGGACCTTTCACTGCGTACAAGAGAGGTAGCTGACCTGCAGCTGCGTCTGGGAACCGAGCAGGGCTCTGAGGACTCaactctttctcctctcctggaAGAGATAAACTCTCTGAGGGATCAGTTGGCTGCCCAAGAAGCCAAACAGCAAGAGGAGCTGGCTACATTCAAGGAGAAGCAAGATGCTCAAGAGAAGGTCCACAGTAAGGAAGTTGCTCAGCTTCAGGCCACATCTGTGAGGCTCTCTGGTGACAACGAACAGTTGCAAATGCGCTTAAGCCAAGCTGAGAAGGAGAACGCAGACAACACTGAACTGTGGCGTTCCAAGTTGGAGTCTGCTGTTGCCTCTCACCAGCAAACCATGGAGGAGTTGAAGGTGTCCTTCAGCAAAGATGCAGGTTCCCAGACACAAGAGCTCATTGAAACCAAAAGTGCACTAGAGACACTGAAGTCAGAGCAGATGTtggctctggaggaggtgagagCCAAACATGAAGCTAACACTACAGCTTTTACTAAGGAGACGCAGGTACTGAAAGCACAGCTCCTGTCTTTGACCGAAGACAAGGAGCGACTGGAGGAGTTGGCACGGTCCAGCGTTGAAAAAGCAGAGGAGCAGCACCTTGTGGAGATGGAGGATGTCCTTGGAAAGCTTCATACTGCCGAACTTAGGGTTAAGGAGCTTGAGGAGAAAGAAGCAGTGTTGGCACAACAGGCCCAAGACAAGGACAGAGAAACCAAAGACCAGATGGCAGAACTGGAGGCTCTGCACAGCAAAATAGCACAAGGTAACCAGGAGGTGGTGACACTGAAGAGTCAGTTAGAGAAGGTTCAGAGCCAAGAAAACAACCAGGGTACCAAG GTTAGTGAGCTGAGCTCTCAGTTGGAAGGTCAGCAGAAAGAAGTCCTCTCTTTACAGCAGACTCTGACCACTGTGAAGCAGAAGAACGAAACCCTTGAACAAGAACTTGGAGGCTTG AAACAAAAGTTGGCTGAAAGCACAGAGGAGCAGACAAAATCAGCTAAATCTATGCAAG aaaCACTTGAGAAGTTTAGTAAGAAGGAAGAGCAGTGCACAGCCCTGACCACAGAGTCAGAGTCTTTAAGAAGTCAACTTGCCG GGCTGGAGAGGAAGCTGAAGGCTGCAGATGAAAAGCTGGAGCAGCTTTCAAAGGACAAAAGCAAGCTGGAAAATGACATTTCAGAAATGATGACAGTATCTGGGGACAGTTCAGTACAGCTGACCAAAATGAATGAAGACCTCATTCACAAAGAAAG GAGGCTTGAAGAGTTACAGAATCAACTTgtagaggagaaggagaaggtggcACACTTGGATGAAAAAATCCAGCAGGAACTTTCCCGCAAAGAGCAGGAGCTGAAAGAGAGCAACGACGCACATAACTCTCAAATGAaagaccttcaggaaaaaaatgataGCTTG GAGAAGACTGTTAAACAGGGTGAGATGCTGGTAGAGGAGCTGAAGGCCTCTCAAGAGAAATCCCTCTCTGAGGCCTCAGAGCTCCACCTCAAGGAACTTGACTTGCTACAGAGTCAGGTGGAAAAGTTGAAGCAGGAGCTCTCGTCTTCCAAGGACAAAACCCAGGAGCTGAATAAGCTGGTGTCCGAGCTGCAACCATACAAGGAACAGGCTCAG GCTACAGAGGCCTCTGGCAAGACTGCTGAGGCTCTCGAACAGCTGGCAAAAGAGAAGGACAGTTTGATTCAGGAGAAGAACGAAGCCACGTCTTTGCTGGTTGAGCTGCGCAGCTCCAAAAAGGACACCGAAACTCAG ctggaaacactgaaaaaggAGAATTCCAAGCACCAAGAGGATCTGAAGATTTCCAAAGATCAGCTTCAGACAGAAAGTCAGAAGATCAAGAGTCTATACCAGGAAAT tGAGGAGCTTAAAGAGGCGGTTTCTGTGAAGTCGCAGTCCCTGCAGACTCTGcaggatgaaaacaacaagcTGACTCAGGAGCTGGATACAAATAACAAAGACCAGAGTGATCTTGCGAAG CTCAAAGATGGGCACACAAAACTCAAAAAGCAGTTGGGGGAGCTGAAGCAAAG CCTGCCATATAATGCCTTCAG TGAGAGCACTTTGAAGGAGCAGTTGGACAAGGAGAAGGCCGCCCTCCAACAGTCCATCCATAAAAACAGTGCCTTAATCTCAGAAAAGGACCAGCAGGTGGAAAACCTGAGGAGCGAG cTGACTGCACTGCGCGGGGAAAGTGTCTCAGCTAAGACACTCCAGGGAACAATTCAAGCCTTGGAGCGGGACAAGGCCAATCTACAGGAGCGTGTTCAGAGACTGGAGAAGGACCTGGCTGCAGGGCCTGAAAACATCAACGACTCGACAG GTGATGCTGTTTTGGACCAGTTAAAGGAGGATAAGGAGACTGCGGACGGTCAG ATTGAGTTCCTGAATTCAGTCATCATCGACCTCCAGAGGAAGAACGTGGAGCTCAAGGACAAGCTGGAGAAAatggcagctgctgctctgaatgGGAATAATCAGAGTGAGCTGGATAACTACGGCGG CCATGGACAGGAACCCATGAAGAAGAAGCTGCCCCCGAGGCTGTTCTGTGACATCTGCGACTGCTTCGACCTCCACGACACTGAGGACTGTCccacacaaatgcagatgccCGACTCGCCCCCACACACCACCTACCACGGCAGTAAGGGCGATGAACGGCCCTACTGTGACATCTGTGAGGTCTTTGGCCACTCGACCGAATCCTGTAACGACGACCAGACCTTTTAA
- the clip1a gene encoding CAP-Gly domain-containing linker protein 1 isoform X10: MSTAKPSGIKGPSKIARPPGPGAPKTNPSAAGAKVAADKSAASASGGDAQNAEETFQVGERVWVNGNKPGYIQFLGETQFAPGQWAGIVLDEPIGKNDGSVAGVRYFQCEALRGIFTRPSKLSRTEGEANGTLTEPPSRATSPTPSVGSVASHTPATKSTMPSTTPAAKKPSTTTSATPATPATPATPATPSSNLVRTNSESISNLSETGSVKKGERELKMGDRVLVGGTKAGVVRFLGETDFAKGEWCGVELDEPLGKNDGAVAGTRYFQCQPKYGLFAPVHKVTRIGFPSTTPAKAKTTVRKVVATPSGLKRSPSASSISTMSSVASSVSAKPSRTGLLTETSSRYNRKISGTTALQEALKEKQQHIEQLMAERDMERAEVAKATSHVGEMEQEINLLRDDHEQMETKMDQLRALVEAADKDKVELLNQLEEERRKVEDLQFRVEEACITKGDLEVASVSERSRVMYLERDLSLRTREVADLQLRLGTEQGSEDSTLSPLLEEINSLRDQLAAQEAKQQEELATFKEKQDAQEKVHSKEVAQLQATSVRLSGDNEQLQMRLSQAEKENADNTELWRSKLESAVASHQQTMEELKVSFSKDAGSQTQELIETKSALETLKSEQMLALEEVRAKHEANTTAFTKETQVLKAQLLSLTEDKERLEELARSSVEKAEEQHLVEMEDVLGKLHTAELRVKELEEKEAVLAQQAQDKDRETKDQMAELEALHSKIAQGNQEVVTLKSQLEKVQSQENNQGTKVSELSSQLEGQQKEVLSLQQTLTTVKQKNETLEQELGGLKQKLAESTEEQTKSAKSMQETLEKFSKKEEQCTALTTESESLRSQLAGLERKLKAADEKLEQLSKDKSKLENDISEMMTVSGDSSVQLTKMNEDLIHKERRLEELQNQLVEEKEKVAHLDEKIQQELSRKEQELKESNDAHNSQMKDLQEKNDSLEKTVKQGEMLVEELKASQEKSLSEASELHLKELDLLQSQVEKLKQELSSSKDKTQELNKLVSELQPYKEQAQATEASGKTAEALEQLAKEKDSLIQEKNEATSLLVELRSSKKDTETQLETLKKENSKHQEDLKISKDQLQTESQKIKSLYQEIEELKEAVSVKSQSLQTLQDENNKLTQELDTNNKDQSDLAKLKDGHTKLKKQLGELKQSESTLKEQLDKEKAALQQSIHKNSALISEKDQQVENLRSELTALRGESVSAKTLQGTIQALERDKANLQERVQRLEKDLAAGPENINDSTGDAVLDQLKEDKETADGQIEFLNSVIIDLQRKNVELKDKLEKMAAAALNGNNQSELDNYGGHGQEPMKKKLPPRLFCDICDCFDLHDTEDCPTQMQMPDSPPHTTYHGSKGDERPYCDICEVFGHSTESCNDDQTF; this comes from the exons atgagcacagcTAAGCCCAGTGGAATCAAAGGGCCCAGCAAGATAGCCAGGCCACCTGGGCCTGGAGCCCCCAAAACCAACCCCAGTGCAG CAGGAGCTAAAGTTGCGGCTGACAAATCAGCTGCAAGTGCCAGTGGAGGAGATGCCCAAAATGCTGAGGAGACCTTCCAGGTTGGGGAGCGGGTATGGGTGAACGGGAACAAGCCAGGCTACATTCAGTTTTTGGGAGAGACACAGTTTGCCCCGGGGCAGTGGGCTGGGATTGTTCTGGATGAGCCAATTGGGAAGAATGACGGCTCGGTGGCAGGGGTGCGCTACTTCCAGTGCGAAGCTCTGCGAGGTATATTCACCCGCCCGTCCAAGCTGTCTCGCACAGAGGGGGAGGCTAATGGAACTCTGACCGAACCGCCTTCCCGCGCCACATCACCCACGCCTTCAGTTGGTAGCGTAGCCTCTCATACACCTGCCACAAAATCAACAATGCCCTCTACTACCCCGGCAGCCAAGAAGCCCTCCACCACTACATCAGCGACACCGGCTACTCCAGCCACACCAGCTACGCCAGCTACACCATCTTCCAACCTTGTGCGCACAAACAGTGAATCTATCTCCAACCTCTCAGAGACAGGATCAGTCAAGAAGGGGGAAAGGGAACTGAAGATGGGCGACCGTGTATTG GTTGGTGGTACAAAGGCAGGGGTGGTACGTTTCCTTGGAGAAACTGATTTTGCCAAAGGCGAATGGTGCGGTGTGGAATTGGACGAGCCTTTAGGAAAGAATGACGGGGCAGTGGCAGGCACAAG ATATTTTCAGTGCCAACCCAAGTATGGCTTATTTGCTCCAGTGCACAAAGTCACGCGCATCGGCTTCCCCTCCACCACGCCAGCCAAAGCAAAAACGACAGTTCGGAAAGTAGTGGCCACACCATCAGGGCTGAAGAGAAGCCCCAGTGCCTCCTCCATCAGTACCATGAGCTCTGTGGCGTCCTCTGTCAGCGCCAAGCCTAGCCGCACAGGCCTG CTGACAGAAACATCATCACGGTATAATCGAAAGATTTCTGGCACTACAGCCCTGCAGGAGGCAttgaaggagaagcagcagcataTTGAGCAGCTCATGGCTGAGAGGGACATGGAGAGAGCTGAGGTCGCCAAGGCCACGAGCCATGTTGGGGAGATGGAGCAAGAAATTAATCTGCTCAGGGATGATCACGAGCAG ATGGAGACTAAGATGGATCAGTTACGTGCCTTGGTAGAAgctgcagacaaagacaaagtggaGCTACTGaatcagctggaggaggagcgtAG GAAAGTGGAGGACCTTCAGTTCCGTGTAGAAGAAGCTTGTATTACCAAAGGAGATCTAGAG GTTGCTTCAGTGTCGGAAAGATCCCGTGTAATGTATCTTGAGAGGGACCTTTCACTGCGTACAAGAGAGGTAGCTGACCTGCAGCTGCGTCTGGGAACCGAGCAGGGCTCTGAGGACTCaactctttctcctctcctggaAGAGATAAACTCTCTGAGGGATCAGTTGGCTGCCCAAGAAGCCAAACAGCAAGAGGAGCTGGCTACATTCAAGGAGAAGCAAGATGCTCAAGAGAAGGTCCACAGTAAGGAAGTTGCTCAGCTTCAGGCCACATCTGTGAGGCTCTCTGGTGACAACGAACAGTTGCAAATGCGCTTAAGCCAAGCTGAGAAGGAGAACGCAGACAACACTGAACTGTGGCGTTCCAAGTTGGAGTCTGCTGTTGCCTCTCACCAGCAAACCATGGAGGAGTTGAAGGTGTCCTTCAGCAAAGATGCAGGTTCCCAGACACAAGAGCTCATTGAAACCAAAAGTGCACTAGAGACACTGAAGTCAGAGCAGATGTtggctctggaggaggtgagagCCAAACATGAAGCTAACACTACAGCTTTTACTAAGGAGACGCAGGTACTGAAAGCACAGCTCCTGTCTTTGACCGAAGACAAGGAGCGACTGGAGGAGTTGGCACGGTCCAGCGTTGAAAAAGCAGAGGAGCAGCACCTTGTGGAGATGGAGGATGTCCTTGGAAAGCTTCATACTGCCGAACTTAGGGTTAAGGAGCTTGAGGAGAAAGAAGCAGTGTTGGCACAACAGGCCCAAGACAAGGACAGAGAAACCAAAGACCAGATGGCAGAACTGGAGGCTCTGCACAGCAAAATAGCACAAGGTAACCAGGAGGTGGTGACACTGAAGAGTCAGTTAGAGAAGGTTCAGAGCCAAGAAAACAACCAGGGTACCAAG GTTAGTGAGCTGAGCTCTCAGTTGGAAGGTCAGCAGAAAGAAGTCCTCTCTTTACAGCAGACTCTGACCACTGTGAAGCAGAAGAACGAAACCCTTGAACAAGAACTTGGAGGCTTG AAACAAAAGTTGGCTGAAAGCACAGAGGAGCAGACAAAATCAGCTAAATCTATGCAAG aaaCACTTGAGAAGTTTAGTAAGAAGGAAGAGCAGTGCACAGCCCTGACCACAGAGTCAGAGTCTTTAAGAAGTCAACTTGCCG GGCTGGAGAGGAAGCTGAAGGCTGCAGATGAAAAGCTGGAGCAGCTTTCAAAGGACAAAAGCAAGCTGGAAAATGACATTTCAGAAATGATGACAGTATCTGGGGACAGTTCAGTACAGCTGACCAAAATGAATGAAGACCTCATTCACAAAGAAAG GAGGCTTGAAGAGTTACAGAATCAACTTgtagaggagaaggagaaggtggcACACTTGGATGAAAAAATCCAGCAGGAACTTTCCCGCAAAGAGCAGGAGCTGAAAGAGAGCAACGACGCACATAACTCTCAAATGAaagaccttcaggaaaaaaatgataGCTTG GAGAAGACTGTTAAACAGGGTGAGATGCTGGTAGAGGAGCTGAAGGCCTCTCAAGAGAAATCCCTCTCTGAGGCCTCAGAGCTCCACCTCAAGGAACTTGACTTGCTACAGAGTCAGGTGGAAAAGTTGAAGCAGGAGCTCTCGTCTTCCAAGGACAAAACCCAGGAGCTGAATAAGCTGGTGTCCGAGCTGCAACCATACAAGGAACAGGCTCAG GCTACAGAGGCCTCTGGCAAGACTGCTGAGGCTCTCGAACAGCTGGCAAAAGAGAAGGACAGTTTGATTCAGGAGAAGAACGAAGCCACGTCTTTGCTGGTTGAGCTGCGCAGCTCCAAAAAGGACACCGAAACTCAG ctggaaacactgaaaaaggAGAATTCCAAGCACCAAGAGGATCTGAAGATTTCCAAAGATCAGCTTCAGACAGAAAGTCAGAAGATCAAGAGTCTATACCAGGAAAT tGAGGAGCTTAAAGAGGCGGTTTCTGTGAAGTCGCAGTCCCTGCAGACTCTGcaggatgaaaacaacaagcTGACTCAGGAGCTGGATACAAATAACAAAGACCAGAGTGATCTTGCGAAG CTCAAAGATGGGCACACAAAACTCAAAAAGCAGTTGGGGGAGCTGAAGCAAAG TGAGAGCACTTTGAAGGAGCAGTTGGACAAGGAGAAGGCCGCCCTCCAACAGTCCATCCATAAAAACAGTGCCTTAATCTCAGAAAAGGACCAGCAGGTGGAAAACCTGAGGAGCGAG cTGACTGCACTGCGCGGGGAAAGTGTCTCAGCTAAGACACTCCAGGGAACAATTCAAGCCTTGGAGCGGGACAAGGCCAATCTACAGGAGCGTGTTCAGAGACTGGAGAAGGACCTGGCTGCAGGGCCTGAAAACATCAACGACTCGACAG GTGATGCTGTTTTGGACCAGTTAAAGGAGGATAAGGAGACTGCGGACGGTCAG ATTGAGTTCCTGAATTCAGTCATCATCGACCTCCAGAGGAAGAACGTGGAGCTCAAGGACAAGCTGGAGAAAatggcagctgctgctctgaatgGGAATAATCAGAGTGAGCTGGATAACTACGGCGG CCATGGACAGGAACCCATGAAGAAGAAGCTGCCCCCGAGGCTGTTCTGTGACATCTGCGACTGCTTCGACCTCCACGACACTGAGGACTGTCccacacaaatgcagatgccCGACTCGCCCCCACACACCACCTACCACGGCAGTAAGGGCGATGAACGGCCCTACTGTGACATCTGTGAGGTCTTTGGCCACTCGACCGAATCCTGTAACGACGACCAGACCTTTTAA